A section of the Bacillus sp. HSf4 genome encodes:
- the ftsZ gene encoding cell division protein FtsZ yields the protein MLEFETNIDGLASIKVIGVGGGGNNAVNRMIENDVQGVEFIAVNTDAQALNLSKAETKMQIGAKLTRGLGAGANPEVGKKAAEESKEQIEEALKGADMVFVTAGMGGGTGTGAAPVIAQVAKDLGALTVGVVTRPFTFEGRKRQLQAAGGISAMKEAVDTLIVIPNDRLLEIVDKNTPMLEAFREADNVLRQGVQGISDLIATPGLINLDFADVKTIMSNKGSALMGIGVATGENRAAEAAKKAVSSPLLETAIDGAQGVLMNITGGTNLSLYEVQEAADIVAAASDQDVNMIFGSVINENLKDEIVVTVIATGFIEQEHDASKPQRPLNQGLKQHHQQAPKREMKQREEPSMPHRSPSQPAEDTLDIPTFLRNRNKR from the coding sequence ATGTTAGAGTTTGAAACAAATATAGACGGCTTAGCATCGATTAAAGTAATTGGAGTAGGTGGCGGCGGCAACAACGCTGTCAATCGGATGATTGAAAATGACGTTCAGGGAGTTGAGTTTATCGCAGTCAACACGGATGCTCAGGCTCTTAATCTATCAAAAGCGGAAACGAAAATGCAGATCGGTGCGAAGCTGACGCGCGGACTTGGCGCCGGTGCCAATCCGGAAGTCGGGAAAAAAGCGGCTGAAGAAAGCAAAGAACAGATTGAAGAAGCCTTAAAAGGCGCTGACATGGTGTTCGTTACCGCTGGAATGGGCGGCGGAACAGGTACGGGAGCGGCTCCCGTCATCGCACAGGTCGCGAAGGATTTGGGCGCATTGACTGTCGGCGTTGTGACAAGGCCGTTTACATTTGAGGGAAGAAAAAGACAGCTTCAGGCAGCCGGCGGCATTTCAGCCATGAAGGAAGCCGTCGACACCCTGATCGTCATTCCGAATGACCGTCTTCTTGAAATTGTTGACAAAAACACACCGATGCTTGAAGCGTTCCGTGAAGCGGATAACGTTCTCCGTCAGGGTGTTCAGGGGATTTCAGACCTGATTGCGACACCGGGGCTGATCAACCTTGACTTCGCCGATGTGAAAACGATCATGTCCAATAAAGGCTCAGCATTGATGGGAATCGGTGTGGCAACAGGTGAAAACCGCGCTGCCGAAGCCGCGAAAAAAGCTGTTTCCAGCCCGCTGCTTGAAACGGCGATTGACGGTGCACAAGGCGTTCTCATGAACATTACAGGCGGCACGAACCTGAGCCTGTATGAAGTCCAGGAAGCCGCGGACATCGTAGCTGCAGCATCTGACCAAGACGTCAACATGATTTTCGGATCTGTCATCAATGAAAATTTAAAAGACGAAATCGTCGTAACCGTGATTGCGACCGGCTTCATCGAACAGGAGCACGATGCTTCAAAACCGCAAAGACCTTTGAATCAGGGGTTAAAACAGCATCATCAGCAAGCTCCGAAACGGGAGATGAAACAGCGTGAGGAGCCAAGCATGCCGCACCGCAGTCCTTCACAGCCTGCCGAGGACACGCTTGACATCCCGACGTTCTTGAGAAACCGGAATAAGCGCTAA
- a CDS encoding small basic family protein, whose translation MWLPVLGLLLGIAIGFGSNFTIPEEYSNYLSLAILASLDTLVGGIRAHLESAYDELVFVTGFFFNIILAIGLAFLGVHLGVDLYLVGMFAFGVRLFQNIAVIRRILLAKWTASRRKK comes from the coding sequence ATGTGGCTTCCGGTTCTAGGCCTTTTGCTCGGAATTGCCATCGGGTTCGGCTCGAACTTTACAATTCCGGAAGAGTACTCCAATTACTTGTCCTTAGCGATTCTCGCTTCGCTTGATACACTGGTCGGAGGCATAAGGGCTCATTTGGAAAGTGCATACGATGAACTAGTTTTTGTGACTGGCTTCTTTTTCAATATCATCCTCGCGATAGGTTTGGCTTTTCTGGGCGTTCATCTTGGTGTAGACTTGTATTTAGTCGGCATGTTTGCATTTGGCGTGAGACTTTTTCAAAACATCGCAGTCATCAGAAGAATACTTCTTGCCAAATGGACGGCTTCCAGGAGAAAAAAATAA
- the murB gene encoding UDP-N-acetylmuramate dehydrogenase: MDKVIQELKELEVGKVLENEPLSNHTTIKIGGPADVLVVPKSIEAIRDTMKVVKKHGVKWTAIGRGSNLLVLDEGIRGVVIKLGAGLDHMEIDGEQVTVGGGYSVVRLATGISKKGLSGLEFAAGIPGSVGGAVYMNAGAHGSDISRILVKALILFEDGTIEWLTNEEMAFSYRTSILQNERPGICLEAVLQLEQKERDAIVAQMQKNKDYRKETQPVSNPCAGSIFRNPLPEHAGRLVEQAGLKGHQIGGAKVSEMHGNFIVNAGGATAKDVLDLIAFIQKTVKEKYDIDMHTEVEIIGEKR, encoded by the coding sequence ATGGATAAGGTGATACAAGAATTAAAAGAGCTTGAAGTCGGCAAAGTGCTGGAAAACGAACCGCTCAGCAACCATACAACGATTAAAATCGGCGGACCTGCAGATGTCCTGGTTGTGCCGAAAAGCATTGAGGCGATTCGGGATACGATGAAGGTGGTCAAAAAACACGGCGTCAAATGGACGGCGATTGGCAGAGGCTCCAACCTCCTTGTCCTTGATGAAGGCATCAGAGGCGTCGTTATTAAGCTTGGCGCTGGGCTCGATCATATGGAAATCGACGGCGAGCAAGTGACGGTCGGCGGCGGCTACTCTGTCGTAAGGCTTGCGACAGGCATCAGCAAAAAGGGGCTTTCCGGCCTCGAATTTGCCGCAGGCATTCCGGGTTCGGTCGGCGGAGCGGTTTACATGAATGCCGGCGCCCACGGCTCTGATATCAGCAGGATATTGGTGAAAGCATTGATCCTTTTTGAAGACGGAACGATTGAATGGCTGACAAATGAAGAGATGGCGTTCAGCTACCGCACGTCGATCCTTCAAAACGAGCGGCCGGGCATTTGTCTTGAAGCCGTCCTCCAGCTGGAGCAAAAAGAACGCGATGCAATCGTCGCGCAGATGCAGAAGAACAAGGACTACCGAAAAGAAACACAGCCTGTATCCAATCCGTGCGCAGGCAGCATCTTCAGAAACCCGCTGCCCGAGCATGCGGGCCGGCTTGTTGAACAGGCCGGATTGAAAGGCCATCAGATCGGCGGGGCAAAGGTTTCCGAGATGCACGGCAATTTCATTGTCAACGCCGGCGGCGCTACGGCCAAAGACGTTCTCGATTTAATTGCATTTATTCAAAAAACGGTTAAAGAAAAATATGATATCGACATGCACACCGAGGTTGAAATCATCGGAGAAAAACGATAA
- a CDS encoding DUF881 domain-containing protein, producing the protein MLIFGIMLSVQFNSLKEPEIRDTRDIWDLREDLKAEQKKQLNLISEIDKYEKMLDTYQQQEENSRIKALNDTLQSLKKQAGFTDVTGKGITIRISQLFSDELTGEPMQNPPPDLLKKLINELNMYEAEDISINDRRVINTTVIRDINGTTKIDGYPLDNYPITVKVIGKNADKLYSRMNASTLQDLFAGENLDLQIEKPEKQIKIKAYEGSMQTAPLKPIDKSKGENS; encoded by the coding sequence ATGCTCATATTCGGAATCATGCTTTCCGTGCAGTTCAATTCCCTGAAGGAGCCCGAAATCCGGGATACTAGGGATATCTGGGACCTCAGGGAAGATTTGAAAGCAGAACAAAAAAAGCAGCTCAATCTGATCAGCGAGATTGATAAATATGAAAAAATGCTGGATACATATCAGCAGCAGGAAGAAAACTCGCGGATTAAAGCGCTGAATGATACGCTGCAAAGCCTCAAAAAACAGGCCGGCTTCACAGACGTCACCGGCAAGGGGATTACGATCCGCATTTCTCAGCTCTTCTCAGATGAACTAACGGGAGAGCCGATGCAAAATCCGCCTCCTGATCTCTTAAAAAAACTGATCAATGAATTAAATATGTATGAAGCAGAGGACATTTCCATCAATGACAGAAGGGTTATCAATACGACGGTGATCAGGGATATCAACGGAACGACGAAAATAGACGGATATCCTTTGGACAACTATCCGATAACAGTAAAAGTCATTGGCAAAAACGCCGATAAACTATATAGCCGAATGAATGCCTCAACTCTTCAAGATCTGTTTGCCGGAGAAAATCTGGATTTACAAATAGAAAAGCCTGAGAAACAAATCAAAATCAAAGCATACGAAGGTTCAATGCAAACCGCGCCATTGAAACCGATCGATAAATCAAAAGGAGAGAATTCCTAA
- a CDS encoding cell division protein FtsQ/DivIB: MKPDIDKEKVVNIEERIPKIKEQRKQKANRRLITFILLFFTMMLIIIYLQTPISKVSTVEIKGNQNVSKDTIISLSSIYKGQTEFWSLNKGKTEQKIEQDKLIKKAEVSKKLPNKIAISIEEYKSIAFLQKNNVYYSVLENGTVLPDEVTPNENGPILNNWTEDEKLVQMAKQLNKLSGSVKQSISEIEYTPQKSNSWLIRMYMNDGYIVTASIKSFAKKMESYPAIVKELPKGEKGIIHLEVATYFEPLKKAEDGKKEDER; encoded by the coding sequence GTGAAACCCGATATTGATAAAGAAAAAGTAGTGAATATAGAAGAACGGATTCCCAAAATCAAAGAACAGAGAAAACAGAAGGCAAACCGCCGGCTGATTACGTTTATTCTCCTCTTTTTTACGATGATGCTGATCATCATTTACCTCCAGACGCCGATCAGCAAAGTGTCGACGGTTGAGATCAAAGGAAATCAAAACGTTTCCAAGGATACGATCATTTCCCTGTCTTCCATTTATAAAGGGCAGACGGAATTCTGGAGCCTGAACAAGGGAAAGACAGAACAAAAGATTGAGCAGGATAAATTGATAAAAAAAGCCGAAGTCTCCAAAAAACTGCCCAATAAAATCGCAATCTCTATCGAAGAGTATAAAAGCATTGCATTTTTGCAAAAGAACAATGTGTATTACTCGGTGCTCGAAAACGGGACGGTTCTCCCGGATGAAGTGACGCCGAATGAAAACGGCCCGATCTTGAACAACTGGACCGAAGATGAAAAGCTTGTTCAAATGGCAAAACAGCTGAACAAACTTTCCGGCTCAGTGAAACAGTCGATTTCCGAGATCGAATACACACCTCAAAAATCAAATTCTTGGCTGATCAGGATGTATATGAATGACGGCTATATTGTGACAGCTTCGATCAAATCGTTCGCTAAGAAAATGGAAAGCTATCCGGCGATCGTAAAGGAGCTGCCAAAAGGAGAAAAAGGAATCATTCATTTGGAAGTTGCGACTTACTTTGAACCCCTGAAAAAGGCTGAGGACGGCAAAAAGGAAGACGAACGTTGA
- a CDS encoding DUF881 domain-containing protein, translating into MKRHTVNLSLAMLVLGFLLSFSYQFAQENREHEETAENWKEEYVLRDRLISQEKQNKKLEQELYQKQQEVQKTEAALKKEKKEYYNILEDVERYRMFVGEIGVQGEGIEVTLKDASYIPEGENVNNYIVHESHIFRLLNELWISGAAAVSINGQRVTHHSYISCNGPVITIDGSQHPAPFVISAIGEADVLMPALNIAGGLVDQLTQDHVSVGIEKKDNIKMEPLLKQGNE; encoded by the coding sequence TTGAAAAGACATACAGTCAATCTCTCATTGGCCATGCTCGTCCTCGGTTTTCTATTGTCTTTTTCCTATCAATTTGCTCAAGAGAACAGAGAGCATGAGGAAACCGCCGAAAACTGGAAAGAGGAATATGTGCTGCGCGACCGGCTCATTTCGCAGGAAAAGCAAAACAAAAAGCTGGAACAGGAATTATATCAGAAGCAGCAGGAAGTTCAGAAAACAGAGGCAGCGCTGAAAAAGGAAAAAAAAGAATACTACAACATTCTGGAAGATGTTGAAAGATACAGAATGTTTGTCGGCGAAATCGGTGTTCAGGGCGAAGGGATTGAAGTCACACTGAAGGATGCTTCATACATACCGGAAGGGGAGAATGTCAATAACTACATCGTCCATGAAAGCCATATTTTCCGTTTGCTGAATGAACTGTGGATCTCAGGCGCGGCGGCCGTATCGATCAACGGACAACGGGTGACGCATCATTCCTACATATCCTGCAACGGTCCCGTCATTACCATTGACGGAAGCCAGCATCCTGCTCCTTTCGTCATTTCGGCCATCGGTGAAGCCGATGTGCTCATGCCGGCGCTGAATATCGCCGGAGGACTTGTCGACCAGCTGACTCAGGATCATGTGTCAGTCGGCATCGAGAAAAAAGATAACATCAAGATGGAGCCTCTTTTAAAGCAGGGGAATGAATGA
- a CDS encoding S8 family serine peptidase, translating into MKKKPLFRTVICAALIGSLLTPGAVHAESGTKAKADTQNKIAAALYKSFAKEDKVTFLIKMKDQANPQQTAEAAEKRAKLSVMTVKRVKELKRSAVLTSLRTKAERTQKNLKAFLEKEEKKGHAKQLESFYIVNGMAVTATKDVMEKAASYPEVEKVLPNEKIKLSETEKATIDSTKSSAAHPASNIRQVHAPDVWKKHYKGKGAVVASIDTGVEWDHPALKTKYRGYNPDKPNSPNNQYNWFDATSKSKKTPYDDLGHGTHVTGTMVGSEAGGKNEIGVAPTAKWIAVKAFSEDGGSEKDLLAAGEWILAPTDAKGKAHPEKAPDVVNNSWAGERGLNEWYRDMVKAWRAADIFPSFAAGNVSEFEPGGPGSVENPSNYPESFAIGAVDSENSLADFSLQGPSPYDEIKPDLSAPGVSIRSAYPGHRYAIMDGTSMATPHISGIVALMREVNPNISVDEIERILLKTATPLSDKTFTKSPNNGYGYGLVNALKAFNEAKKSK; encoded by the coding sequence TTGAAGAAAAAGCCATTATTCCGTACAGTCATATGTGCAGCACTCATCGGCTCGCTGCTCACTCCGGGGGCTGTCCATGCAGAATCCGGAACAAAAGCAAAGGCTGACACGCAAAACAAAATAGCGGCTGCTCTTTACAAAAGCTTTGCAAAAGAAGACAAAGTCACCTTTTTAATTAAAATGAAAGATCAAGCCAATCCTCAGCAAACAGCGGAAGCCGCTGAGAAAAGGGCAAAGCTGAGCGTCATGACGGTCAAAAGGGTCAAAGAGCTCAAGCGTTCAGCCGTTTTGACCTCATTGCGGACAAAGGCCGAGCGAACACAAAAGAATCTGAAAGCCTTTTTGGAAAAAGAAGAGAAGAAAGGCCATGCGAAACAATTGGAATCATTTTATATCGTCAATGGGATGGCCGTAACGGCCACTAAAGATGTCATGGAAAAAGCAGCGTCCTATCCAGAGGTGGAAAAAGTGCTGCCGAACGAAAAGATCAAGCTGAGTGAAACGGAAAAAGCGACAATTGATTCAACAAAATCAAGTGCTGCTCATCCCGCATCCAACATTCGCCAAGTACATGCGCCGGATGTCTGGAAAAAACATTATAAAGGCAAAGGAGCTGTCGTGGCATCAATTGACACCGGTGTTGAGTGGGATCACCCGGCGCTGAAAACGAAGTACCGCGGATATAACCCTGACAAGCCAAACAGTCCCAACAATCAATATAACTGGTTTGATGCCACAAGCAAGAGCAAGAAAACGCCTTACGATGACCTGGGCCACGGCACACACGTCACAGGCACGATGGTCGGCTCTGAAGCGGGCGGCAAAAACGAGATCGGTGTCGCTCCTACAGCAAAATGGATCGCCGTTAAAGCTTTTTCAGAGGACGGCGGTAGTGAAAAGGACCTTTTGGCCGCGGGGGAATGGATATTGGCGCCGACAGATGCGAAAGGAAAAGCCCACCCTGAAAAGGCTCCTGATGTCGTCAACAATTCCTGGGCGGGTGAACGAGGTCTTAATGAATGGTATCGCGATATGGTCAAGGCATGGCGTGCTGCAGACATCTTTCCTTCGTTTGCGGCGGGAAATGTAAGTGAATTTGAACCCGGCGGACCGGGCTCTGTTGAGAATCCTTCCAATTATCCGGAGTCATTCGCGATCGGTGCGGTTGACAGCGAGAATTCACTGGCTGACTTTTCACTGCAAGGTCCTTCACCATATGATGAAATCAAGCCTGATCTTTCGGCTCCAGGTGTCAGCATCCGCTCCGCTTATCCGGGACACAGATATGCAATAATGGACGGCACATCAATGGCGACCCCGCATATTTCCGGCATCGTTGCTTTGATGAGAGAAGTGAATCCAAATATCTCAGTCGATGAAATCGAACGCATTCTGCTGAAGACGGCGACCCCTCTGTCCGACAAAACGTTCACAAAATCGCCGAACAACGGTTATGGATACGGCCTTGTCAATGCTTTAAAAGCGTTCAATGAAGCGAAAAAATCAAAATAA
- the ftsA gene encoding cell division protein FtsA — MNNNELYVSLDIGTSNIKVIVGEMSDESLNIIGVGNVPSEGLKKGSIVDIDETVHSIKKAFEQAERMIGFPLTHAIVGVNGNYIHIQETNGVVAVSSENKEIQVEDVRRVMEAAQVVSIPPEQLIVDVIPRQFIVDGRGEITDPKKMLGVRLEVEGSLITGSKTILHNLLRCVERAGIEITDICLQPLAAGSVALSKDEKNLGVALIDIGGGSTTVAVFENGQLLATRVVPLGGENITKDISIGLRTSTDEAERVKKQFGHAFYEEASEEETFEVAVIGTDQKQTFTQREVADIIEARLEEIFLFVADELRNMGIKELPGGFVLTGGQAGMPGVLSLAQDVLQNNVRVASPNYIGVREPQYMTGVGLIQFAYRNAKIQGRKVGFKMPTEAVQEVAASHQKEVQQRPKPKSKQQAQAEKKPSKMKKIFNFFWE, encoded by the coding sequence ATGAACAACAATGAACTTTACGTCAGTCTAGACATCGGTACGTCCAATATTAAAGTGATCGTCGGCGAAATGTCAGACGAATCGCTTAACATTATCGGAGTCGGAAATGTTCCCTCAGAGGGGCTGAAAAAAGGGTCAATCGTTGATATAGATGAAACTGTTCATTCTATAAAAAAAGCGTTTGAACAAGCAGAAAGAATGATAGGTTTTCCGCTGACTCATGCGATTGTCGGCGTAAATGGGAACTACATCCACATTCAGGAAACGAACGGTGTTGTGGCGGTTTCCAGTGAAAATAAAGAAATACAAGTGGAAGATGTGCGCAGGGTCATGGAAGCGGCTCAAGTTGTTTCGATTCCGCCTGAACAGCTGATCGTCGATGTGATTCCCAGGCAGTTTATTGTTGACGGAAGAGGCGAGATAACAGATCCGAAAAAGATGCTCGGTGTCCGGCTTGAAGTAGAAGGGTCGCTCATCACCGGCTCAAAGACGATTTTACATAACCTCCTCCGCTGCGTGGAACGGGCGGGAATCGAAATTACGGATATATGCCTGCAGCCGCTGGCAGCCGGATCTGTAGCCCTGTCAAAAGATGAAAAGAACCTCGGGGTGGCTTTAATCGACATCGGAGGAGGCTCAACGACCGTCGCCGTCTTTGAAAACGGCCAGCTTTTAGCAACCCGTGTCGTACCTTTGGGCGGCGAAAACATCACCAAAGACATTTCAATCGGTCTCCGCACATCCACGGATGAAGCTGAGAGGGTCAAAAAGCAGTTTGGACACGCTTTCTATGAGGAAGCTTCAGAAGAGGAAACATTCGAAGTCGCCGTCATCGGGACAGACCAAAAGCAGACCTTCACTCAGCGGGAAGTGGCCGACATTATTGAAGCCAGACTCGAGGAGATCTTTTTATTCGTTGCAGACGAGCTGCGGAACATGGGTATTAAAGAATTGCCGGGCGGGTTTGTGCTCACAGGCGGACAGGCGGGAATGCCGGGCGTCCTCAGCCTTGCACAAGATGTTCTTCAAAATAACGTCAGAGTGGCTAGCCCGAATTACATCGGTGTGAGAGAACCTCAATATATGACAGGCGTAGGTCTCATCCAATTCGCTTACCGCAACGCAAAAATCCAGGGCAGAAAAGTAGGGTTTAAAATGCCGACGGAAGCGGTTCAGGAAGTCGCGGCTTCCCATCAAAAAGAAGTGCAGCAGCGTCCGAAACCAAAATCAAAGCAGCAGGCTCAAGCTGAGAAAAAGCCGAGCAAAATGAAGAAAATATTTAACTTCTTTTGGGAATAG